One window of Branchiostoma lanceolatum isolate klBraLanc5 chromosome 6, klBraLanc5.hap2, whole genome shotgun sequence genomic DNA carries:
- the LOC136436050 gene encoding uncharacterized protein, whose protein sequence is MKLSVCVLFLGCLVLAAAFPAPREEGLQALRDQLEDLLAGIEDLEEAAMEKREQAEEDLLAEDEDLEDEDLDAEAGEPQEVEMGKRGIYSKEEMECANKCMDESDAKGPAKFFECSKKCSSSYIMMQRVRR, encoded by the exons ATGAAGCTGTCCGTGTGCGTCCTTTTCCTGGGCTGCCTGGTGCTCGCCGCGGCCTTCCCTGCTCCGCGCGAGGAGGGTCTGCAAGCCCTGCGGGACCAGTTGGAGGACTTGTTGGCCGGGATAGAAG ATCTAGAGGAGGCGGCGATGGAGAAGCGGGAGCAGGCTGAGGAAGACCTGCTGGCCGAGGATGAGGACCTGGAAGATGAGGATCTGGATGCTGAGGCAGGAG AACCACAGGAGGTGGAGATGGGGAAGAGGGGTATATATTCCAAAGAGGAAATGGAATGTGCAAACAAGTGCATGGATGAAAGTGATGCTAAAGGGCCAGCCAAATTTTTCGAATGCTCTAAAAAATGCTCGAGCTCCTATATAATGATGCAGAGAGTGCGACGATGA